In a genomic window of Corynebacterium lizhenjunii:
- a CDS encoding ABC transporter ATP-binding protein, translating to MTLQSHKDTRGGTALREQSSLAQLPAENSGRAKHKAGQQALRRLLGPVQPIVYGAQFLALVSSILAVAPYVVLVSLGDALLLGETQRVKVIVQWLITAFLLQLGLYFVALLVSHLADVKLVGVNRRKIIASLSRAPLSWFSQSNSGKVRKAVEDDTLTLHTLIAHAPVEQVAAIVTPAALLVYAFIVDWRLGLLSVASVPVYFAIQAFSMKDMGTKTAQLDDYLGAVSATAVEFAEGISVVKAFGTVGKAHGRYQEAAQRFADFYYEWVRPLLRLSALSESLVALPVVLLINVGAGSALVHAGTVTVPQLVATTLIALVIPGTIQTVGMMMWSYQLAGNAALRLEEVMSIKPLPEGSFELADAPNLPVQFHNVSFSYPSGARVLQNFSATLHPGTVTALIGPSGSGKSTAATMLARFQDPDEGAITIGGVDIRQLSFASLYRTVAFVLQDPHLLQLSIRDNIRLARPAVTDEEVWAAAEAAHIAQDIRALPAGLDTVVGAGVSLSGGQQQRISIARAVLADAPILILDEATTAADPDCEAEIQAALNVLVRGKTVLVIAHKPESIRGVDQIIELDVQKESTDD from the coding sequence ATGACTCTCCAATCACACAAAGACACACGCGGTGGGACAGCTCTCCGTGAACAATCATCCCTTGCACAATTACCTGCGGAAAACTCTGGCCGCGCCAAACACAAGGCTGGTCAACAGGCCCTGCGCAGGCTCCTAGGGCCAGTGCAGCCCATTGTCTACGGTGCGCAATTCCTGGCGCTGGTGTCCTCAATCTTGGCAGTAGCGCCTTACGTGGTGCTGGTATCGCTGGGAGACGCTCTACTCCTCGGCGAAACCCAGCGCGTCAAGGTCATTGTGCAGTGGCTCATCACCGCGTTCCTGCTGCAGCTGGGCCTGTACTTTGTGGCCCTGCTGGTTAGCCACCTGGCGGATGTGAAATTGGTGGGTGTTAACCGCCGCAAGATTATTGCCTCGCTGTCCCGGGCGCCGTTGAGCTGGTTTAGCCAGAGTAATTCCGGCAAGGTGCGCAAGGCGGTGGAGGATGACACGCTGACCCTGCACACGTTGATTGCCCACGCCCCGGTGGAGCAGGTAGCGGCCATTGTGACTCCGGCGGCGTTGCTGGTCTACGCCTTCATCGTGGACTGGCGTTTAGGACTGCTTTCCGTGGCCAGCGTGCCGGTGTATTTCGCCATCCAGGCCTTCTCTATGAAAGACATGGGCACCAAAACAGCGCAGTTGGATGATTATTTAGGGGCGGTGTCCGCTACGGCGGTGGAGTTCGCAGAAGGCATCTCGGTGGTCAAGGCCTTTGGAACGGTGGGCAAGGCTCATGGGCGCTACCAGGAGGCGGCGCAGCGCTTTGCGGATTTCTATTACGAGTGGGTGCGCCCCCTGCTGCGCCTTAGTGCGCTGTCGGAATCCTTGGTGGCGCTGCCGGTGGTGTTGTTAATTAATGTAGGCGCGGGTTCGGCGCTAGTACACGCGGGCACCGTCACGGTGCCCCAGCTAGTGGCCACCACACTGATTGCACTGGTTATTCCAGGCACCATCCAGACGGTGGGGATGATGATGTGGTCTTATCAGCTAGCTGGAAACGCCGCGCTGCGCTTGGAAGAGGTGATGTCCATCAAGCCTCTGCCGGAGGGCTCCTTCGAGTTAGCAGACGCCCCTAACCTCCCCGTCCAATTCCACAATGTCAGCTTCAGCTATCCCTCCGGTGCGCGGGTGCTGCAGAATTTCTCGGCTACGTTGCACCCAGGTACGGTCACTGCGCTGATTGGGCCGTCGGGTTCTGGCAAGTCCACTGCCGCGACCATGCTGGCACGTTTCCAGGACCCGGACGAGGGCGCTATCACCATCGGCGGGGTGGACATTCGCCAGCTCAGTTTCGCCAGTTTGTACCGTACGGTGGCTTTTGTCTTGCAGGATCCGCACCTGCTGCAGCTGAGCATCCGGGACAATATCCGGCTGGCGCGTCCTGCGGTCACCGATGAGGAGGTCTGGGCCGCTGCGGAGGCCGCCCACATTGCGCAGGACATCCGTGCCCTGCCTGCTGGGTTGGACACGGTGGTGGGTGCCGGTGTGTCCCTGTCTGGTGGACAGCAGCAGCGCATTTCTATCGCCCGGGCAGTGCTTGCCGATGCCCCAATCCTCATCCTCGATGAGGCCACCACCGCCGCAGACCCCGACTGTGAGGCGGAGATTCAGGCAGCCTTGAATGTTCTGGTGCGTGGCAAGACTGTGTTGGTAATTGCGCATAAGCCGGAATCTATTCGGGGCGTTGATCAAATCATTGAACTTGATGTACAAAAGGAGTCCACCGATGACTGA
- a CDS encoding ABC transporter ATP-binding protein has translation MSAAVELEGVSFRYAVGAGSRLSDAGVQDLSLQIEPGECILLTGDSGSGKSTLLQVLSGLIPHFHPGELIGSVRISASASPGCIASPGCSASAGSRAGTSAGAATAVGAGTVEYSPAQQPLSRAIEFSASVFQNPRTQFFTDTVDAELAFGLENLGVEPSEIEARIRHAVAALGIEHLRGRNLRELSGGQLQVVACACALVCPGGLVLLDEPSSNLSLEGIRVLQQALHRLKELGKTVVIAEHRLFFLREVADKVFYLHQGSIARTFNARDFFTLSTRERQALGLRALDFQPLPRLEACLVTSGEPSSPSDLELHEECLELRSLRFAYGRTPVIDIEHLAFPAGEVCALLGPNGAGKTTLARLICGLAAPQRGGKISLGGVEMSGKQRLAVSHMVMQDVGRQLFAATVEEELTLGLNKAQRAGVDVAGLLAAVELDSCAQRHPQSLSGGQRQRLAIAVAQANSARAHSHKTRLQANTARSQGNTVYFQRTNSPQPQVYIFDEPTSGVGWRHLQSIAQLLRALAADGAVVIVITHDYELVAAAATRMINLKEVNRV, from the coding sequence ACCTGAGCCTGCAGATAGAACCGGGTGAGTGCATCTTGCTTACTGGTGATTCCGGGTCTGGAAAATCCACGCTGCTGCAGGTGCTCAGCGGCTTGATTCCGCATTTTCACCCAGGGGAGTTGATCGGCAGCGTGCGCATAAGCGCCAGCGCCAGCCCTGGTTGCATCGCCAGCCCTGGTTGCAGCGCCAGCGCTGGTTCCAGAGCCGGTACTAGTGCCGGCGCCGCTACCGCTGTCGGCGCTGGCACAGTGGAGTACTCTCCGGCGCAGCAGCCGCTGTCGCGGGCTATTGAGTTCAGCGCGTCTGTCTTTCAAAATCCCCGCACGCAGTTCTTTACGGACACTGTGGACGCGGAGCTGGCTTTTGGGCTCGAGAACCTGGGGGTAGAACCCAGCGAGATTGAGGCCAGAATTAGACATGCTGTTGCCGCGTTGGGGATTGAGCACCTGCGTGGGCGCAATTTGCGGGAACTATCCGGCGGGCAGCTCCAAGTTGTGGCGTGCGCGTGCGCACTGGTCTGCCCGGGTGGGCTGGTGCTTCTGGATGAGCCCAGCTCAAACCTCTCGCTCGAAGGCATTCGCGTGCTCCAGCAGGCGCTGCATCGGCTGAAAGAACTGGGCAAGACAGTGGTGATTGCGGAACATCGCTTGTTCTTCCTGCGCGAAGTTGCTGACAAGGTCTTCTACCTGCACCAGGGCAGTATTGCGCGCACCTTCAACGCGCGAGACTTCTTCACATTAAGCACGCGTGAGCGCCAGGCGTTGGGGTTGCGAGCGCTGGACTTCCAGCCGCTTCCGCGACTGGAAGCATGCCTAGTAACCTCAGGCGAACCCAGCTCCCCGTCGGACCTCGAATTGCACGAGGAGTGTTTAGAGCTGCGTTCCCTGCGCTTCGCCTATGGACGCACGCCCGTGATCGATATTGAACACCTGGCCTTCCCCGCCGGGGAAGTCTGCGCGCTGCTGGGCCCCAATGGCGCTGGAAAGACCACTTTGGCCCGTCTTATTTGCGGGCTCGCTGCCCCACAGCGCGGTGGAAAGATTTCGCTGGGTGGGGTGGAGATGAGCGGCAAGCAGCGCTTGGCGGTCTCCCACATGGTTATGCAAGACGTTGGCCGCCAGCTCTTTGCGGCAACTGTGGAAGAAGAACTGACCTTGGGCTTGAACAAGGCGCAGCGCGCCGGGGTAGATGTCGCTGGTCTGCTGGCGGCAGTGGAACTGGACTCCTGTGCGCAGCGCCACCCCCAGTCGCTGTCGGGAGGGCAACGCCAACGCTTAGCCATCGCGGTGGCGCAGGCCAACTCGGCACGTGCACATTCGCACAAGACTCGCCTACAAGCGAACACGGCCCGCTCGCAAGGGAACACGGTCTACTTCCAACGCACAAACTCCCCACAACCGCAGGTCTACATCTTTGATGAACCCACCTCCGGAGTGGGCTGGAGGCACCTGCAGTCCATTGCACAGCTCTTGCGAGCCCTAGCAGCAGACGGAGCGGTGGTCATCGTGATCACTCACGACTACGAGCTGGTTGCCGCGGCCGCGACCCGAATGATCAATCTGAAAGAGGTGAACCGAGTATGA